The DNA window CGCCTGCAACTCATTGGTGTTGTAGTAGAAGTAGAATGCTTCGTGCGGGGATTTCGCGCGCGCATCGCCCTTCAGCAACGGCCAGACATCAAGGCCGTCAATCGTGTGCGTCGGCAACGGCGCGCCGACCAACGTGGCGATGGTCGGCAGCATGTCGATGGTCATGGCCGGCTCGGAGGTCGTGCGTCCGGCCGCTATCCGCCCCGGCCATCGGGCGAGGAACGGCACCCGCACCCCGCCCTCCCACACCGTGCCCTTGCCTTCGCGCAACCGGCCGGCCGAACCCGCATGGTCACCGTACGACAACCACGGCCCGTTGTCGGAGGTGAAGATCACCAGCGTGTTGGTGTCCAGACCATTCCGCTTGATCGTTTTCAGGATTTCGCCCACGCTCCAATCCAGCTCCTGCACAACATCACCGTACAAACCGCCGGCGGATGCGCCCCTGAACCGTTCACCGACGAACAACGGCACATGGACCATCGTGTGCGGCACATACAGAAAGAATGGCCGCTTCGCATTGCGTTCGATGAAACTGACCGCGCGCTCGGTGTACAGGCGGGTCAGCTGCGACTGCTCGGACATGAATTGTCTGACCGTATCGCCCTCGAGCAGCGGGAGCGGTGGATACGTTCCGGGTTTGGCCTCCGGGTGATTGGGCCACATGTCGTTCGAGTATGGCAACCCGAAATACTCATCGAAGCCATGTCGGGTTGGCAAAAACTGCGGACGATCTCCCAGATGCCATTTTCCGAACGCCGCGGTCGCATAGCCTTTGGCCTTGAGTAACTCGGCGATGGTCACCTCGGCGTCGCCGATGCCCACGGACGAGTTGGGTCCCAGCGCGCCATGAATGCCAATGCGATTGGGATACGTGCCGGTCAGCAAGGAGGCCCGCGAGGCGGAGCACACCGGCTGTGCGTCATAGAAGCTGGTCAGGCGCGTGCCTTCCTTCGCCATGCGATCCAGATTCGGTGTCG is part of the Gemmatimonadaceae bacterium genome and encodes:
- a CDS encoding sulfatase; its protein translation is MRRTLTSILLAAAAASSPAAAQRMPNIVIVFVDDMGYADIGPFGAAGYATPNLDRMAKEGTRLTSFYDAQPVCSASRASLLTGTYPNRIGIHGALGPNSSVGIGDAEVTIAELLKAKGYATAAFGKWHLGDRPQFLPTRHGFDEYFGLPYSNDMWPNHPEAKPGTYPPLPLLEGDTVRQFMSEQSQLTRLYTERAVSFIERNAKRPFFLYVPHTMVHVPLFVGERFRGASAGGLYGDVVQELDWSVGEILKTIKRNGLDTNTLVIFTSDNGPWLSYGDHAGSAGRLREGKGTVWEGGVRVPFLARWPGRIAAGRTTSEPAMTIDMLPTIATLVGAPLPTHTIDGLDVWPLLKGDARAKSPHEAFYFYYNTNELQAVRSGRWKLILPHSYRSLGDQPRATGGIPAKYHNVAVGLELYDLERDVGEHTDVAAKHPDVVKRMMVLAEKARADMGDALTKRVGHGVREPGRVPGK